A single region of the Roseivivax sp. THAF197b genome encodes:
- a CDS encoding DUF6010 family protein — translation MAQIFEKTGDHVSHHRHGDILKSPVWVGVLFVLLTMPAHLFLDEKSSIALASITLSLIGGAYIGFGAADGRARVFWAELAVALLFGSAAFLGLIWHWAFLPLGLALHALWDMSHHNSYRLARIPNWYIPFCVAFDLLAATFFVLLYAVF, via the coding sequence ATGGCACAGATTTTCGAAAAGACAGGCGATCACGTATCGCACCATCGACACGGGGATATCTTGAAATCTCCCGTATGGGTTGGTGTGTTGTTTGTCTTGCTCACAATGCCGGCTCACCTGTTTTTGGATGAAAAGAGCTCGATAGCTCTTGCTTCGATCACGCTTTCTTTGATTGGCGGTGCCTATATCGGCTTTGGCGCCGCGGACGGCAGAGCGCGCGTGTTCTGGGCAGAGCTCGCCGTCGCCCTTTTGTTCGGCTCGGCAGCCTTTTTGGGGCTGATATGGCATTGGGCTTTCCTTCCCTTGGGCTTGGCCCTGCACGCCCTTTGGGACATGTCACACCACAATTCTTATCGTCTCGCCCGGATTCCGAACTGGTATATTCCATTCTGCGTGGCCTTTGACCTTTTGGCAGCGACGTTCTTCGTTCTGCTCTATGCCGTGTTTTGA
- a CDS encoding ion channel, with amino-acid sequence MTELMAMFVGICAAIVMGIVHHYALSGILKFSPQRSDGSGFRIILTFSALLLLHVLELVTLAVFNTMVVTSVLPQSFSNSPPMFQDVLYVTGISFSTLGYSSIEVVGPFRLLLMLQSLLGFMLLTWSATFLYSACQQVWQKAKDD; translated from the coding sequence ATGACCGAGTTGATGGCTATGTTTGTCGGAATATGCGCGGCGATCGTGATGGGAATTGTCCATCATTATGCGTTATCGGGCATTCTGAAGTTTTCCCCGCAGCGGTCGGATGGCTCCGGCTTTCGGATCATCCTGACGTTTTCCGCGTTGCTGTTGCTGCACGTATTGGAACTTGTGACGCTCGCCGTGTTCAATACGATGGTGGTGACAAGCGTTCTGCCGCAATCGTTCAGCAACAGCCCGCCGATGTTTCAGGATGTTCTCTATGTTACGGGCATCTCGTTCTCGACCCTTGGCTATTCGTCCATAGAGGTGGTCGGGCCCTTTCGACTGTTGCTGATGCTGCAATCGCTTTTGGGCTTCATGTTGCTGACCTGGTCAGCGACGTTTCTTTACTCAGCCTGCCAGCAAGTCTGGCAGAAGGCGAAAGATGACTGA